The following proteins are encoded in a genomic region of Sorangiineae bacterium MSr12523:
- a CDS encoding AAA family ATPase codes for MLIYRGRRASDGRAIAAKILRSAYPTTRDIAKLRHEYTILSTLSLDNVVRVHDLEQEDGRFAIIMDDVRGDSLAHLLRARRLSFEQSLGVACALAGAVAAIHGQGILHKDIKPSNVLVDPSGFPSTSRVTLIDFGIATRLSQEARGAEPPGTLEGTLAYMAPEQTGRMNRGVDARADLYSLGVTLYELFAFALPFVSADPMELVHSHIARLPRALHEAAPEVPRAISDIVMRLLRKVPEERYQSAAGVRADLDACLAEWRTTGTIAPFVLATHDHSSELRIPQKLYGRDSEAAALLVAFDRVVVGRPELLLVAGYSGVGKSALVNEIHKPIARRRGYFVSGKFDQFDRSVPYAPITHAFRELVRQVLTERDEALAVWRQRLSSALGSNGQVIVDRIPELELVIGPQPAVPELAAAESQNRFVLVFQNFVRVFCSGDRPLVVFLDDLQWADPASLQLIRHLLTDPEGGHLLLIGAYRDNEVGSTHLLSLALAELRAASAADTKVRSIALGPLELGHVAELLADTLRCTCEEATPLARAALDKTQGNPFFLTQFIRSLHERGLVVFDAKARQWTWDLGAIDRMMVTDNVVDFIVEKLRRLGPETQRVLTYAACIGHSFSLALLAELDERPPADVAADLWDALREGLVLPQDAEYRFFDGPATALVRAETADGTLDVRYRFLHDRVQQAADSLVGDEVRRAHHLKLGRLLRGKLERQRADEDLFEVVRHLNFAAGDITSEGERVDLGRLNLTAARRAKAATAYAAAAAFAASGMAMLTESSWKSDYDLAFALHTERAECEYLIGQFDVAEPLFDRLLERANAKLERARVHNLRIVLYTTLGKFADAIDVGRAGLAVFGIDMPQIGPELDTALGAELADVETNLGPRRIADLVDAPLLTDPDRQAVLRLLMSQISAAYLTHPALLGWVIVKQVNISLRYGHSDVSSCGYMMHGLVLAGVMGRYEQAQEFGRLALALNERFKNVDLTCKLNFMYGVFLFFRQPLRTSLEYSQRAYAAGLESGDFPYLSYTCYSLLMGKLGLGVPLEELVPETDRFLTLMGRTKDAMATAFLRAGRQMLANLRGETHGSAPDALDDASFREEGFAARMIESGFLLVVLWYYIVKLQLRFLYEDYAGALEMAELAESNKASSTGHFFKTELPFYASLTATALLTDARAEDAPRYRALLETNATELAIFAANAPENYGHKDRLVSAERARLDGDHGKAAELYDEAIALAQRNGFARDHALANELASKFYAARGRTTLARAYMTEAHFDYTRWGAIAKVEDLERRYQHLLLRSDAIVETGGVSSRHSTSSTRSTTGDVPGSGRLDVATVVRAAHAISGELVLDRVLERLLRIVLANAGAQRGSLLLQRDGKLLVEAVATVNPDVVQVGLGSEIGTASDLATTVVHYVARTRESVVLADAGADPRFTDDPHIAAARPRSLLCVPMAHQGRLTGVLYLENSLVTGVFDRARVELLQVLSAQAATAVENALLYAAMQAATARLSQANETLEQQVAQRTEELRKTVADLWSEIDLARKIQTVLLPGQPALSGYDVAAVMVPASDVGGDYYDVFRASGTEWVVVGDVSGHGIPAGLIMMMAQTAVRALAQHLGSDTAPPMPSEVLAAVNAAIYRNLRKIGDGQYMTATAFRFDGGTDGAVWYAGLHLDILVYRAAKGEVEVIETTGVWLGVLEDIRTLIPDARIVLEPGDVMLLFTDGLTEARREGQLRGLEPVIERLTTAAPTAESARALVESVLDDLAGCEVSDDVTVVALRRTANARGGDDA; via the coding sequence GTGCTAATCTATCGCGGACGGCGCGCGTCCGACGGGCGTGCCATTGCCGCCAAGATCCTGCGCAGCGCGTATCCCACCACGCGGGACATTGCCAAGTTACGGCACGAGTATACGATTCTAAGTACGCTATCGCTCGATAACGTCGTTCGCGTTCACGATCTCGAGCAAGAGGACGGCCGCTTCGCGATCATCATGGACGACGTGCGCGGTGACTCGCTCGCGCACCTCCTGCGCGCGCGGCGCCTGTCGTTCGAGCAGTCGTTGGGCGTCGCGTGTGCACTGGCCGGCGCCGTGGCGGCCATTCATGGGCAAGGGATCCTGCACAAGGACATCAAGCCGTCCAACGTGCTCGTCGACCCAAGCGGCTTTCCAAGTACCAGCCGCGTCACCTTGATCGACTTCGGCATTGCCACCCGGCTTTCGCAGGAGGCTCGCGGCGCCGAGCCGCCCGGTACGCTCGAAGGCACGCTCGCGTACATGGCGCCCGAGCAAACGGGCCGCATGAACCGCGGTGTCGATGCGCGCGCCGATCTGTATTCGCTCGGTGTAACGCTCTACGAGCTCTTCGCCTTTGCGCTGCCCTTCGTCTCCGCCGATCCGATGGAGCTCGTGCACAGCCACATCGCGCGGCTGCCGCGCGCCCTGCACGAGGCGGCGCCCGAGGTGCCGCGGGCGATCTCCGACATCGTGATGCGACTCCTGCGCAAAGTCCCCGAGGAGCGCTACCAGAGCGCCGCGGGTGTGCGGGCGGATCTGGACGCGTGCCTCGCGGAGTGGCGCACCACCGGCACCATCGCACCGTTCGTGCTCGCCACCCACGATCACAGCAGCGAGCTGCGGATTCCGCAAAAGCTGTACGGCCGTGATAGCGAGGCTGCCGCGCTGCTGGTCGCCTTCGATCGCGTGGTCGTCGGGCGCCCGGAGCTGCTTCTCGTGGCGGGGTATTCGGGGGTCGGCAAGTCCGCACTGGTCAACGAGATCCACAAGCCGATCGCGCGCCGCCGTGGCTATTTCGTATCGGGCAAATTCGATCAATTCGATCGCAGTGTCCCTTACGCACCGATCACGCATGCCTTCCGCGAGCTCGTGCGCCAGGTGCTCACGGAGCGCGACGAGGCGCTCGCGGTGTGGCGCCAAAGACTCTCGAGCGCTCTAGGGAGCAACGGCCAGGTCATCGTCGACCGCATCCCGGAGCTCGAGCTCGTGATCGGGCCCCAGCCCGCGGTCCCCGAGCTCGCCGCGGCCGAATCGCAGAACCGCTTCGTCCTGGTCTTCCAGAATTTCGTCCGTGTCTTCTGCTCGGGCGATCGCCCGCTGGTCGTCTTCCTCGACGACCTTCAGTGGGCCGATCCCGCCTCGCTGCAATTGATTCGGCACCTGTTGACCGATCCCGAGGGCGGTCATTTGCTCCTCATCGGTGCCTACCGCGACAACGAAGTGGGCTCCACGCATCTCCTCAGCCTCGCACTCGCCGAGCTGCGGGCGGCCAGCGCGGCGGACACCAAAGTGCGCAGCATTGCGCTCGGGCCGTTGGAGCTCGGGCACGTGGCCGAATTGCTCGCCGATACCCTGCGATGCACGTGCGAGGAGGCCACACCGCTCGCGCGCGCCGCACTCGACAAAACGCAGGGAAATCCCTTCTTTTTGACGCAATTCATTCGCTCGCTCCACGAGCGCGGCCTCGTGGTGTTCGACGCCAAGGCACGCCAGTGGACGTGGGATCTCGGCGCCATCGATCGCATGATGGTGACGGACAACGTCGTCGACTTCATCGTCGAAAAGCTCCGCCGGCTGGGCCCGGAGACGCAGCGCGTGCTCACCTACGCCGCCTGCATTGGCCATAGCTTCTCCCTCGCGCTGCTCGCCGAACTCGACGAGCGTCCGCCGGCCGACGTCGCAGCGGATCTCTGGGATGCGCTGCGCGAGGGGCTCGTGTTACCGCAGGACGCCGAATACCGCTTTTTCGACGGACCGGCGACCGCCCTCGTGCGGGCGGAGACCGCCGATGGCACGCTCGACGTGCGCTATCGCTTTTTGCACGACCGCGTGCAACAGGCCGCCGACTCGCTCGTCGGAGACGAAGTGCGCCGCGCGCATCACTTGAAACTCGGGCGCCTGCTGCGCGGCAAGCTCGAACGGCAGCGCGCCGACGAAGATCTCTTCGAGGTCGTGCGCCACCTCAATTTCGCAGCCGGCGATATCACGTCCGAGGGCGAGCGCGTCGACTTGGGGCGTTTGAACCTGACGGCCGCACGCCGGGCCAAAGCCGCCACCGCATACGCCGCGGCGGCCGCCTTCGCCGCGTCGGGCATGGCGATGCTCACCGAATCGAGCTGGAAAAGCGATTACGACTTGGCCTTTGCGCTGCACACCGAGCGCGCCGAATGCGAATACCTGATTGGCCAATTCGATGTTGCCGAACCGCTGTTCGACCGTCTCCTCGAGCGCGCGAACGCCAAGCTCGAGCGCGCCCGCGTGCACAACCTGCGCATCGTGCTCTACACGACCCTGGGCAAGTTCGCGGACGCCATCGACGTCGGGCGGGCGGGCCTCGCCGTCTTCGGCATCGACATGCCCCAGATTGGCCCCGAGCTGGACACCGCCCTCGGCGCCGAATTGGCCGACGTGGAGACCAACCTCGGACCCCGCCGCATTGCCGATCTGGTGGACGCGCCGCTCCTCACGGATCCGGATCGACAGGCGGTGCTGCGGCTCTTGATGAGCCAAATATCGGCCGCCTATTTGACCCACCCCGCATTGCTGGGATGGGTCATCGTCAAACAGGTCAACATCTCACTTCGATATGGACACTCCGACGTATCCTCGTGCGGATACATGATGCACGGCCTCGTTTTGGCGGGCGTCATGGGCCGCTACGAGCAGGCGCAGGAGTTCGGTCGACTGGCCCTCGCGCTGAACGAGCGATTCAAGAACGTCGACCTGACGTGCAAATTGAATTTCATGTACGGCGTATTCCTGTTCTTCCGGCAACCGCTGCGAACGTCGCTGGAATACTCGCAGCGTGCCTACGCCGCGGGGCTCGAGTCGGGTGATTTTCCGTATTTGTCCTATACGTGTTACAGCCTGCTCATGGGCAAGCTGGGGCTCGGTGTGCCGCTCGAGGAGCTGGTCCCGGAGACCGACCGATTCCTCACGCTCATGGGGCGCACGAAGGATGCGATGGCCACCGCGTTCCTGCGCGCAGGCCGGCAGATGCTCGCCAATTTGCGCGGAGAGACCCACGGCTCCGCGCCCGATGCGCTCGACGACGCGTCGTTCCGCGAAGAGGGATTTGCCGCGCGCATGATCGAATCGGGCTTTCTGCTCGTCGTACTTTGGTATTACATCGTCAAGTTGCAATTGCGGTTCCTCTACGAGGATTACGCCGGCGCCCTCGAGATGGCCGAGCTCGCAGAGTCGAACAAGGCGAGCAGCACGGGGCACTTCTTCAAGACCGAGCTGCCGTTCTACGCCAGCTTGACCGCCACTGCGCTGCTGACGGACGCGCGCGCCGAGGATGCGCCGCGCTACCGTGCGCTGCTCGAGACCAATGCCACGGAGCTTGCGATCTTCGCCGCGAATGCTCCGGAGAACTACGGCCACAAGGACCGCCTCGTCTCCGCCGAGCGCGCGCGCCTCGACGGCGACCACGGCAAGGCCGCAGAACTTTACGACGAAGCGATCGCACTCGCGCAGCGCAATGGCTTCGCACGCGATCATGCCCTCGCCAACGAGCTCGCGTCCAAGTTCTACGCCGCGCGCGGCCGTACCACACTGGCGCGGGCGTACATGACCGAGGCGCACTTCGACTACACGCGCTGGGGCGCGATCGCGAAGGTCGAAGATCTCGAGCGGCGTTATCAGCATCTTTTGCTGCGCTCCGACGCGATCGTCGAGACGGGCGGCGTAAGCAGCCGGCACTCCACGAGCAGCACCCGATCCACCACGGGCGATGTGCCCGGCTCGGGGCGGCTGGACGTGGCCACCGTGGTCCGCGCAGCGCATGCCATCTCCGGCGAGCTCGTTCTCGATCGCGTGCTCGAGCGCCTGCTGCGCATCGTTCTCGCCAACGCGGGGGCGCAGCGTGGCTCGTTGCTCCTGCAGCGCGATGGAAAGCTGCTGGTCGAGGCCGTGGCCACGGTGAATCCCGATGTCGTGCAGGTGGGTCTGGGCTCGGAAATCGGCACAGCGAGCGATTTGGCCACCACCGTGGTGCACTACGTGGCACGCACGCGCGAGTCCGTGGTGCTCGCCGACGCCGGCGCCGATCCACGCTTCACCGACGATCCGCACATCGCCGCAGCGCGCCCGCGTTCGCTCCTCTGCGTCCCCATGGCGCATCAAGGGCGGCTCACCGGTGTGCTCTACCTCGAGAACAGCCTGGTCACCGGTGTTTTCGATCGGGCGCGCGTCGAGCTCCTCCAAGTGCTCTCGGCGCAAGCAGCGACCGCCGTCGAAAACGCGCTCCTGTACGCCGCTATGCAGGCCGCCACCGCACGCCTCTCGCAGGCGAACGAGACGCTGGAGCAGCAGGTCGCGCAGCGCACCGAGGAACTGCGCAAAACGGTCGCGGATCTCTGGAGCGAAATCGACCTCGCGCGCAAGATTCAAACCGTGCTGCTCCCGGGGCAGCCCGCGCTTTCCGGCTACGACGTGGCCGCGGTGATGGTCCCCGCGTCCGACGTGGGGGGCGATTACTACGACGTGTTCCGCGCGAGCGGAACCGAGTGGGTCGTCGTAGGCGACGTCTCCGGGCACGGCATTCCGGCGGGGCTCATCATGATGATGGCCCAAACCGCCGTGCGAGCGCTCGCACAGCACCTCGGCTCCGACACAGCACCGCCCATGCCCTCGGAGGTGCTCGCCGCCGTCAACGCGGCCATCTACCGCAACCTGCGCAAAATCGGAGACGGGCAATACATGACGGCGACCGCGTTCCGCTTCGATGGCGGGACGGACGGTGCCGTGTGGTACGCCGGCCTGCACCTGGACATCCTCGTTTACCGCGCCGCGAAGGGCGAGGTCGAGGTCATCGAGACCACCGGGGTATGGCTCGGCGTACTCGAGGACATCCGCACCTTGATCCCCGACGCGCGCATCGTGCTCGAGCCGGGCGATGTCATGCTGCTCTTCACCGACGGCCTCACGGAGGCGCGCCGCGAAGGGCAATTGCGCGGGCTCGAGCCGGTCATCGAGCGGTTGACCACGGCCGCTCCCACGGCCGAGAGCGCCCGCGCCCTCGTGGAGAGCGTCCTCGATGATCTCGCGGGGTGCGAGGTCTCCGACGACGTGACGGTGGTAGCGCTCCGGCGCACGGCCAACGCGCGGGGCGGTGACGACGCGTGA
- a CDS encoding ATP-binding protein, whose amino-acid sequence MTQEGQSAESSNGSPLPPEASSLFAHGGETGALLSAIDWTSTPLGAVSGWSQALRTMVGLLVRNRFPLLLWWGPKFIQIYNDAYKPIPGAKHPRALAQPAAECWVEIWDIIGPMIEAPFRGEPATTSDDLCLFFNRKGFVEEAHYKVAYSPVPDESVPSGIGGVLATVAEITEEVYARRQLATLRDLATQSSFAKTAEEACEMAARTMEANDKDIPCAFFYLLQPDGKTAKLVSSAGSTFALDEEAHGWPLGRVLRERSGAVVDLGSFELPCGAWEQAPRQAVILPLTAPDQPRSYGALVMAASPHRELNEQYQTFFKLAAEHVTSAIRNARAYQHERERAEKLAEIDRAKTRFFSNISHEFRTPLTLMFAPIEDMRTDQRHQTEEGRERIDLLHRNALRLLKLVNTLLDFSRIEAGRIEASYEPTDLSALTVELASNFRSALERAGLELGIDCPPLPEAIYVDHGMWEKIVLNLLSNAFKFTFAGTIRVQVRAVSGAAELEVSDTGIGIAEDELPRLFERFHRIEGARSRSYEGSGIGLALVQELVQLHGGQIEVRSQLGKGTTFCIRLPFGAAHLPKDRLRAARTLQSTAVTAGAYVEEALRWVSSPSAEPSAFTTGRERPATDGPLERILVADDNTDMRDYLVRLLRERWDVVSVGDGQAALEAIRQNPPDLVLSDVMMPGLDGFALLRALRNDVSTRALPVVLLSARAGEEATSEGLKAGADDYLIKPFTARELFARITTRLAAVRAARASKEQRTNLYRAFMQAPFPVAIFHGPNHVVELANEACLNIWGKTTDILGLPFVEGLPEISNQPFPSLLDGVYRTGIAYHGQAEVAWLPTGPGGQLRDVYFTYVYAPLLDARGSVEGIMVCAFNVTEQVYARQQAEALSAELQTSAEALHQTEKQFHTLADTMPLLAWYADPDGRIPWYNRRWFEYTGMKAEEPERWSWESVHEPQDLPRVVAKWKAALESGEPWEDEFRLRRHDGQYRWFLSRAIPLRDARGRIVRWFGTNVDVDDQKQLREQAEIANRLKDEFLATMSHELRTPLNAILGWSGLLLGGEQDATTLERALMTIERNAKTQARLIEDILDVSRIISGKMRLDMRRVDVKAIVDAARDVVQPAAEAKGVTLKVEVKAERNVALLGDADRLQQVLWNLLINAVKFTPSGGKVSLRVERVANAMRFVVHDTGAGIPAAHLPFIFERFRQVDSSMARKYGGLGLGLAITRHIAELHGGSVSVESQGEGNGSTFIVSLPIRAIYEAELEARAAIPTASSARSSSPPERNSTLLVGVDVLVVDDDEDSRVIVQQALRRAGASVITADSARSAMNLLLERRVDVVVSDIGMPEEDGFAFIQRVRSLPPNQGGNVPAIALTAYARSEDAARALRVGYQRHLAKPAEVDALVRMVATLVNPLSPSTNGRHDVK is encoded by the coding sequence ATGACGCAGGAAGGGCAATCCGCCGAATCCTCGAACGGCTCTCCGTTACCGCCCGAAGCATCGTCGCTCTTCGCACACGGCGGCGAAACGGGCGCTCTGCTGAGCGCGATCGATTGGACCTCCACCCCGCTCGGCGCGGTGTCGGGCTGGTCGCAGGCATTGCGCACCATGGTGGGACTTCTGGTGCGCAACCGGTTCCCACTCCTACTCTGGTGGGGCCCGAAGTTCATCCAGATTTACAACGACGCCTACAAGCCTATCCCCGGAGCGAAACATCCGCGCGCACTCGCGCAGCCTGCTGCGGAGTGCTGGGTCGAAATATGGGACATCATCGGGCCGATGATCGAGGCGCCATTCCGGGGCGAGCCCGCCACGACGAGCGATGATCTCTGCCTATTTTTCAATCGAAAGGGATTCGTCGAAGAAGCGCATTACAAAGTAGCCTATAGCCCCGTTCCCGATGAATCGGTGCCTTCCGGCATTGGCGGAGTGCTTGCCACGGTCGCCGAGATCACGGAGGAGGTCTACGCGCGCCGCCAGCTGGCCACTTTGCGCGATTTGGCGACGCAATCGTCATTCGCCAAGACCGCGGAGGAAGCGTGCGAAATGGCCGCGCGCACGATGGAGGCGAACGACAAGGATATCCCGTGCGCGTTCTTCTACCTGCTGCAACCCGATGGCAAGACAGCCAAGTTGGTGAGCTCGGCGGGATCCACCTTCGCACTCGACGAAGAAGCCCACGGCTGGCCGCTGGGACGCGTTCTGCGCGAACGGAGCGGCGCCGTGGTGGATCTTGGCTCGTTCGAGCTACCGTGCGGGGCCTGGGAGCAGGCGCCGCGGCAAGCCGTCATTCTGCCGCTCACCGCACCCGATCAGCCTCGATCCTACGGCGCCCTGGTGATGGCCGCGAGCCCGCATCGAGAGCTGAACGAGCAGTATCAGACCTTTTTCAAGCTGGCCGCCGAGCACGTGACATCCGCGATTCGGAATGCGCGGGCCTACCAGCACGAGCGCGAACGGGCGGAGAAGCTCGCGGAGATCGACCGCGCCAAAACGCGCTTCTTCAGCAACATCAGCCACGAGTTTCGTACCCCGCTGACGCTCATGTTCGCGCCCATCGAAGACATGCGCACCGATCAGAGGCACCAGACGGAGGAAGGGCGTGAGCGCATCGATCTTCTTCACCGGAACGCGCTCCGCCTCTTGAAGTTGGTCAATACGCTTTTGGATTTCTCGCGCATCGAAGCGGGCCGTATCGAAGCTTCTTACGAGCCAACGGATCTCTCCGCGCTGACCGTCGAACTCGCGAGCAACTTTCGTTCGGCACTGGAACGGGCCGGCTTGGAGCTGGGCATCGATTGTCCACCGTTGCCCGAGGCGATCTACGTCGACCACGGCATGTGGGAAAAGATCGTCCTGAATCTGCTTTCGAACGCCTTCAAGTTTACGTTCGCCGGCACCATTCGGGTGCAGGTGCGCGCGGTCTCCGGTGCCGCCGAACTCGAGGTGAGCGACACCGGCATTGGCATCGCCGAGGACGAATTGCCGCGCCTCTTCGAACGCTTTCACCGGATCGAAGGGGCCCGTTCGCGCAGCTACGAGGGCTCGGGCATCGGGCTTGCGCTCGTGCAAGAACTCGTGCAGCTGCACGGCGGCCAAATCGAAGTGCGGAGCCAGCTGGGCAAGGGAACGACGTTTTGCATTCGTCTTCCGTTCGGCGCGGCGCATTTGCCCAAAGATCGCCTTCGCGCCGCCCGCACGCTCCAATCCACGGCGGTTACCGCGGGCGCATACGTCGAGGAGGCGCTGCGCTGGGTATCGAGCCCCAGCGCGGAGCCTTCCGCATTCACGACAGGCCGAGAGAGACCGGCGACGGACGGACCGCTGGAACGCATCCTCGTGGCGGACGACAACACCGATATGCGCGATTACCTCGTACGGCTTCTCCGCGAACGCTGGGATGTCGTCTCCGTGGGCGATGGGCAAGCCGCGCTGGAGGCCATCCGACAGAATCCTCCCGACCTCGTGCTGTCGGACGTGATGATGCCGGGCCTCGATGGTTTTGCGCTCCTTCGCGCTCTGCGCAACGATGTTTCGACGCGCGCTCTTCCGGTGGTTCTTCTGTCCGCCCGTGCCGGCGAGGAGGCGACTTCCGAAGGGCTCAAGGCCGGTGCCGACGATTACCTCATCAAACCGTTCACGGCGCGAGAGCTCTTCGCACGAATCACCACACGGCTTGCCGCGGTTCGAGCGGCCCGTGCGTCGAAGGAGCAACGCACGAATCTCTATCGAGCTTTCATGCAAGCGCCTTTTCCCGTGGCCATTTTCCATGGCCCCAATCATGTGGTGGAGCTCGCGAACGAAGCATGTTTGAACATCTGGGGCAAGACGACGGACATTCTCGGACTGCCGTTCGTGGAGGGCCTCCCCGAAATCAGCAACCAGCCATTCCCCAGTCTCTTGGACGGCGTTTACCGAACAGGGATTGCTTACCATGGCCAAGCCGAGGTGGCGTGGTTGCCAACCGGACCGGGCGGACAACTTCGGGATGTCTATTTCACCTACGTCTATGCCCCACTTCTCGATGCGCGCGGCAGCGTCGAGGGCATCATGGTGTGCGCTTTCAACGTGACCGAACAGGTCTATGCTCGACAGCAGGCGGAAGCCTTGAGCGCGGAACTTCAGACCAGCGCCGAAGCACTGCATCAAACCGAGAAGCAGTTCCACACGCTCGCCGATACCATGCCGCTGCTTGCTTGGTACGCCGACCCCGACGGGCGTATTCCCTGGTACAACCGGCGTTGGTTCGAATACACGGGAATGAAGGCCGAAGAACCCGAACGCTGGTCCTGGGAATCCGTTCACGAGCCGCAGGATTTGCCGCGTGTCGTTGCCAAATGGAAGGCCGCACTCGAGAGCGGGGAGCCCTGGGAGGACGAATTTCGCTTACGGCGGCACGATGGGCAATATCGATGGTTCCTTTCGCGCGCCATTCCCCTGCGCGACGCGCGCGGGCGTATCGTTCGGTGGTTTGGTACCAACGTCGATGTCGACGACCAGAAGCAACTTCGAGAACAAGCGGAAATCGCCAATCGATTGAAGGACGAGTTTCTGGCGACCATGAGCCACGAGCTTCGCACGCCCCTCAACGCCATCCTTGGATGGTCCGGCCTTCTACTCGGCGGCGAGCAGGATGCGACGACACTCGAGCGAGCGCTGATGACGATCGAGCGCAATGCCAAGACGCAAGCCCGCCTCATCGAAGACATTCTGGATGTCTCGCGCATCATCAGCGGCAAGATGCGGCTCGACATGCGACGGGTGGACGTCAAAGCCATCGTGGACGCCGCGCGCGACGTCGTGCAACCCGCGGCCGAAGCAAAGGGCGTCACCTTGAAGGTGGAGGTGAAGGCCGAGCGGAACGTGGCGCTGTTGGGTGATGCCGATCGCCTTCAGCAAGTCCTATGGAACCTTCTCATCAATGCCGTGAAGTTCACCCCTTCGGGTGGCAAGGTGTCGCTGCGTGTCGAGCGCGTAGCCAACGCGATGCGATTCGTGGTGCACGATACGGGCGCAGGTATTCCGGCGGCGCATCTTCCGTTCATCTTCGAGCGATTCCGCCAAGTCGATAGCTCGATGGCTCGCAAATACGGCGGATTGGGACTGGGGCTCGCCATCACTCGTCATATCGCCGAACTTCACGGCGGGTCCGTATCGGTCGAAAGCCAGGGCGAAGGCAATGGTTCGACGTTCATCGTCTCCCTTCCCATCCGTGCGATCTACGAAGCCGAGTTGGAAGCTCGCGCGGCGATCCCCACGGCGAGTTCGGCTCGCTCCTCCTCTCCGCCCGAACGAAATTCGACGTTGCTGGTGGGCGTGGATGTTCTGGTGGTCGACGACGACGAGGATTCGAGGGTGATCGTTCAGCAGGCTCTCCGCCGGGCCGGTGCATCGGTCATCACGGCAGACTCGGCGCGTTCGGCGATGAACCTGCTCCTGGAACGTCGCGTCGATGTGGTGGTCAGCGACATTGGAATGCCCGAGGAAGACGGATTCGCATTCATCCAGCGCGTTCGCTCGCTACCGCCCAATCAGGGGGGAAATGTGCCCGCGATTGCATTGACGGCCTACGCCCGCAGCGAGGACGCCGCACGGGCGCTCCGCGTGGGCTACCAGCGCCATCTCGCCAAGCCCGCCGAGGTCGATGCACTCGTGAGGATGGTGGCCACCCTCGTCAATCCGCTCTCACCGAGTACCAATGGCCGACACGACGTGAAATGA
- the bioD gene encoding dethiobiotin synthase, with protein sequence MKRIFMTGIGTGVGKTLAAACVTEALKAHYWKPVQAGLDDGTDTRTVKSLLSNTNSVCHEEAYRLREPASPHLAARMEGLTIDPAKIVQQADAIQPQDDYLIVEGAGGLLVPLNDDVFTIDLIRSLRAQVIVVAQNYLGSISHSLLTARVLQQTDIPVLGWIFSGVEHSNEADIVRWSKWPLLGHIPFASNIDAAFVQEQATRLAETLTGALQT encoded by the coding sequence ATGAAGCGTATCTTCATGACCGGAATTGGAACGGGGGTGGGCAAAACCTTGGCGGCGGCGTGTGTGACCGAGGCGCTGAAAGCTCATTACTGGAAACCCGTCCAAGCCGGATTGGACGATGGAACCGATACTCGGACCGTCAAGTCGTTGCTGTCCAACACGAACTCGGTTTGCCACGAGGAAGCGTACCGCCTCCGCGAGCCCGCCTCGCCGCACTTGGCGGCAAGGATGGAGGGGCTCACCATCGACCCTGCGAAGATCGTGCAGCAGGCAGACGCGATTCAGCCCCAGGATGATTACTTGATCGTCGAGGGCGCGGGTGGCCTGCTGGTGCCGCTCAACGACGACGTGTTCACCATCGACTTGATCCGCTCGCTGCGGGCGCAGGTCATCGTCGTGGCGCAGAATTACCTCGGCAGCATCAGCCATTCGCTCTTGACCGCCAGGGTCCTGCAGCAGACGGATATTCCCGTTCTGGGATGGATCTTCAGCGGCGTCGAGCACTCCAACGAAGCCGACATCGTGCGCTGGAGCAAGTGGCCACTTCTCGGGCATATTCCTTTTGCGTCGAACATCGATGCCGCCTTCGTGCAAGAGCAGGCAACGCGCCTCGCGGAAACACTCACAGGGGCGCTGCAGACTTAG
- a CDS encoding DUF6268 family outer membrane beta-barrel protein produces the protein MRRTTFAALAVCAVVCETNAASAQATGPTASVSYERSTIGLEKPQSRDTKDSIGIQTLRFRAAYPIPLGERTILVPGLSYDLLHFPETTSKGLPTDTLHAPMVNVSLIQLLGSRVMIGGEIRSGLSSDFQERISSDDLALTVAAMGTYKFADNFSLGAYLGYNRQSRTFFPAVALNWDIRERFRIRGWIPASTHVEFRATPWLTVGIREALDFDVFHLSGRKYGEGGTQFSYMTINVGPQATVSFSDTTHLDIFASASVMRRYEWMVDGDSKRDGYLPSVITFGARLWFGSAGWRGEP, from the coding sequence ATGCGAAGAACCACGTTCGCGGCGCTCGCAGTGTGCGCCGTAGTTTGTGAAACCAATGCGGCCAGCGCCCAAGCCACCGGCCCGACCGCCTCCGTCAGCTACGAGCGCTCGACAATCGGGCTCGAAAAACCGCAATCGCGCGATACCAAGGATTCGATTGGCATTCAGACATTGCGTTTTCGCGCGGCCTATCCAATCCCACTTGGAGAGCGAACGATACTCGTTCCCGGACTCTCGTACGATCTTCTCCACTTTCCGGAGACGACGAGCAAGGGTTTGCCCACCGATACGTTGCACGCGCCGATGGTGAACGTGAGCCTCATCCAGCTACTCGGCAGTCGTGTGATGATCGGCGGGGAGATCCGATCCGGTCTCAGCTCGGATTTCCAAGAGCGCATTTCGAGCGACGATCTCGCGCTCACCGTCGCGGCCATGGGCACGTACAAATTCGCCGACAACTTCTCGCTCGGCGCTTATCTTGGCTACAACCGCCAGTCACGTACGTTCTTCCCCGCCGTTGCGCTGAATTGGGACATCCGTGAGCGCTTTCGCATTCGTGGCTGGATACCCGCGTCGACCCACGTGGAGTTCCGCGCCACGCCCTGGCTGACGGTGGGCATTCGCGAGGCATTGGATTTCGACGTCTTTCACCTGAGCGGCCGCAAATACGGTGAAGGCGGCACGCAGTTTTCCTATATGACGATCAACGTCGGCCCGCAGGCCACCGTGAGCTTCTCCGACACGACGCACCTCGATATCTTTGCGTCGGCCAGCGTGATGCGCCGTTACGAATGGATGGTCGATGGGGACTCCAAGCGAGACGGTTACCTGCCATCGGTGATCACCTTCGGGGCTCGTCTCTGGTTCGGATCCGCCGGCTGGCGCGGCGAGCCTTGA